The proteins below come from a single Alnus glutinosa chromosome 9, dhAlnGlut1.1, whole genome shotgun sequence genomic window:
- the LOC133877993 gene encoding transcription factor MYB46-like, translated as MRKPAEPSAAAGTNNKLRKGLWSPEEDDKLMSYMLNNGQGCWSDVARNAGLQRCGKSCRLRWINYLRPDLKRGAFSPQEEALIIHLHSLLGNRWSQIASRLPGRTDNEIKNFWNSTIKKRIKNLSSTPSPNTSDVSSSPKDVMGGLISIQEHGSSIMPMYMDSSSSMQNMTLNNHHMIEYPSHVLEHGLNMPSGYLNAVPQYMTHQIGVCGDSFHGGNGVFGLDGDLFVPPLESVCIEEEAKSTENAYKKAMINNNRSTENLARVGNYWEVEELRMGEWDLEELMNDVPSFPLLGFPSSVIN; from the exons ATGAGGAAGCCAGCTGAGCCCTCGGCAGCAGCCGGGACCAACAACAAGCTTCGGAAGGGCTTGTGGTCGCCAGAAGAGGACGACAAGCTCATGAGTTACATGCTCAACAATGGACAAGGTTGTTGGAGTGATGTCGCTAGAAATGCCGGCTTGCAGAGGTGTGGGAAGAGCTGTCGCCTTCGTTGGATTAATTACTTGAGGCCTGACCTCAAGCGAGGTGCCTTCTCGCCCCAAGAAGAAGCCCTCATCATCCATTTGCACTCCCTTCTTGGCAACAG GTGGTCTCAAATTGCATCACGCTTGCCAGGACGCACGGACAACGAGATAAAGAACTTCTGGAACTCAACAATAAAGAAAAGGATAAAGAACTTGTCATCCACACCCTCGCCAAACACAAGCGACGTCTCATCATCGCCTAAAGATGTTATGGGGGGACTCATTTCCATCCAAGAACATGGCAGCAGCATCATGCCCATGTACATGGATTCATCATCTTCCATGCAGAATATGACCCTGAACAACCACCACATGATCGAATATCCATCGCATGTGCTCGAGCATGGCCTGAACATGCCAAGCGGATATCTTAATGCAGTACCCCAATACATGACTCACCAAATTGGTGTATGCGGAGATAGTTTTCATGGGGGAAATGGTGTGTTTGGCTTAGACGGGGACCTGTTTGTTCCTCCTTTAGAGAGTGTGTGCattgaagaagaagcaaaaagtaCTGAAAACGCATACAAGAAGGCAATGATCAATAATAACAGATCGACAGAAAACTTAGCTCGGGTTGGAAATTATTGGGAAGTAGAAGAGCTTAGAATGGGGGAATGGGATTTGGAGGAGTTGATGAACGATGTTCCCTCCTTTCCTTTACTTGGATTTCCAAGTTCAGTCATCAACTGA